In the Drosophila takahashii strain IR98-3 E-12201 chromosome 3R, DtakHiC1v2, whole genome shotgun sequence genome, one interval contains:
- the LOC108057579 gene encoding uncharacterized protein, which yields MLSGCPDELPNPHKNCLHEMLQALICNDNDVKRLNTELRNLQLELQAELEKINKANQKCGHEKKGKVVCESMEDMTKFAQRINSLDEVKAHFTKRSEEIRKRRDNIIVYARQCLYAYNEEKCKFKSFHENTVDYIKRTATLSQDAEVIRGCEKDICELHKRFVREVAKLKTCEAELLPFFKLLKESDPKAYCECCCFKGYDWMPQGKNLESVDAMAGVIKEQMGDVLRRAFAQLHLHSPQDPRAFIAAYLMNLDRNEQDMKEKLNIFHADPADKVQELSDPTYQCDNCTPPPPK from the coding sequence ATGTTGTCTGGCTGCCCCGATGAGCTGCCCAATCCGCACAAGAACTGTCTGCACGAGATGCTGCAGGCGCTGATCTGCAACGACAACGATGTGAAGCGATTGAACACGGAACTGCGGAACCTTCAGCTGGAGTTGCAGGCGGAACTGGAGAAGATCAACAAGGCGAACCAGAAGTGCGGTCACGAGAAGAAAGGCAAGGTGGTGTGCGAGAGCATGGAGGACATGACCAAGTTCGCCCAGCGTATTAACAGCCTGGACGAGGTGAAAGCCCATTTCACCAAGCGGAGTGAGGAGATCCGAAAGCGCCGGGACAACATCATCGTCTATGCCCGCCAGTGCCTGTATGCCTACAACGAGGAGAAGTGCAAGTTCAAGTCATTCCACGAGAACACGGTGGACTACATAAAGCGCACGGCGACCCTTTCCCAGGATGCCGAGGTGATTCGGGGCTGCGAGAAGGATATTTGCGAGCTCCACAAGCGGTTCGTTCGGGAGGTGGCCAAGCTGAAGACTTGCGAGGCGGAGCTTTTGCCCTTCTTCAAGCTGCTCAAAGAATCGGATCCGAAGGCCTACTGCGAGTGCTGCTGCTTCAAGGGCTACGATTGGATGCCGCAGGGCAAGAACCTGGAGTCCGTGGACGCGATGGCCGGCGTGATCAAGGAGCAAATGGGCGATGTCCTTCGCAGGGCCTTCGCACAGCTGCACTTGCATTCGCCGCAGGATCCGCGTGCCTTCATTGCCGCCTATCTGATGAACCTCGATCGCAACGAACAGGATATGAAGGAGAAGCTCAATATCTTTCACGCCGATCCTGCTGACAAAGTCCAGGAGCTCTCGGATCCTACATACCAATGCGATAATTGTACCCCACCTCCACCTAAATAG
- the LOC108057494 gene encoding BRCA1-associated protein, with protein MDLNPENISLCVIKIETDLEPSADSEGAVSAEHPTNPRVLKERERDRGLRQSRDITIETYTNQRWTRELSAPKDQEATEGSKMNWAAALQHVNSPTAGSSRETTPRSGDETQTGGPQATASKFPQEIGYFSGNPIVEVTKGLIHLYKKNERKAIKEAPSNQLCLLAVPATLNCHDLLNFIAPCHAEIKHVQIVRDGSPNQFMVLLEFRSNESALEFYKSYNGIAYNSLEPDSLCHAVWVSAVERSEHGGPPMGHTELPTCPVCLERMDESVDGVLTILCNHAFHASCLMKWGDSTCPVCRHVQTPELVEDSVCMECEGTDSLWICLICGHVGCGRYQGGHAAAHYRATNHTFAMQLGTSSVWDYAGDNFVHRLFQNKSDGKLVASQTEKDEREEKIDSMQMEFTYLLTSQLDTQRKYYEERMERLEQEWQSFKANASEAKTEVTELQQLQQTMQKEKVNLERKLAQHSTKLKEVQKQLNEERELSKALQTNQSSWHGKYKILEQQYNEFKHNHDAEVTDLKEQLRDVMFFLDNQQKMANSELAGASITGIGEKEPEPNARRGNRRKK; from the exons ATGGATTTAAATCCTG AAAACATTTCGTTGTGTGTGATCAAGATCGAAACGGATTTGGAGCCCAGTGCAG attcCGAGGGAGCCGTGTCCGCCGAACATCCCACCAATCCCCGAGTGCTCAAGGAGCGGGAACGCGACCGCGGACTTCGACAGTCGCGCGACATCACCATCGAAACGTACACCAACCAGCGTTGGACGCGGGAACTGAGTGCTCCGAAGGATCAGGAGGCCACGGAGGGCAGCAAGATGAACTGGGCGGCGGCCCTGCAGCACGTGAACAGCCCCACGGCGGGCAGTTCCCGGGAGACGACTCCCCGGAGCGGCGATGAAACCCAGACGGGCGGTCCGCAGGCCACCGCCTCCAAGTTTCCCCAGGAAATTGGCTACTTCTCCGGCAATCCCATCGTCGAGGTGACCAAGGGTCTCATCCATCTCTACAAGAAGAA CGAACGCAAGGCCATCAAGGAGGCTCCATCCAACCAGCTCTGCCTGCTGGCCGTGCCAGCCACTCTAAACTGCCATGATCTACTCAACTTCATTGCTCCCTGTCACGCGGAGATCAAGCATGTCCAGATTGTCCGCGATGGCAGTCCCAATCAGTTCATGGTGCTGCTGGA atttcgaTCGAACGAATCAGCTCTGGAGTTCTACAAGTCCTACAATGGCATTGCTTATAACTCCTTGGAGCCCGATTCGCTTTGCCATGCGGTTTGGGTCTCGGCGGTGGAGAGAAGCGAACATGGAGGACCTCCAATGGGACACACCGAGCTGCCCACCTGTCCAGTTTGCCTGGAGCGCATGGACGAGAGTGTGGATGGAGTGCTGACCATCTTGTGCAACCACGCCTTTCACGCCAGCTGCTTGATGAAGTGGGGCGACTCCACCTGTCCCGTCTGCCGCCATGTGCAGACCCCCGAGCTGGTGGAAGATTCCGTTTGCATGGAGTGCGAGGGCACCGATTCGCTGTGGATCTGCCTGATCTGCGGACACGTAGGTTGCGGACGCTACCAGGGGGGACATGCTGCCGCCCACTACCGGGCCACCAATCACACCTTCGCCATGCAGTTGGGCACCTCGAGTGTTTGGGACTATGCCGGCGACAACTTTGTGCACCGCCTGTTTCAGAACAAATCCGACGGCAAGCTGGTGGCCTCCCAAACGGAGAAAGACGAACGCGAGGAGAAGATCGACTCCATGCAGATGGAATTCACTTACCTGCTAACCTCGCAGCTGGACACACAGCGTAAGTACTACGAGGAGCGGATGGAGAGGCTGGAGCAGGAGTGGCAGAGCTTCAAGGCGAACGCCAGCGAGGCGAAGACAGAGGTCACCGAACTGCAACAGCTGCAGCAGACCATGCAGAAGGAGAAGGTTAACCTGGAGCGCAAACTGGCCCAGCATTCAACCAA GCTAAAGGAGGTGCAGAAGCAACTAAACGAGGAGCGTGAGTTGTCCAAAGCACTGCAGACCAATCAGAGCTCCTGGCACGGCAAATACAAGATCTTGGAGCAGCAGTACAACGAGTTCAAGCACAATCACGACGCCGAGGTCACCGACCTAAAGGAGCAGCTGCGCGACGTCATGTTCTTTCTGGACAATCAGCAGAAGATGGCCAACTCGGAGCTGGCTGGCGCCTCCATCACTGGAATTGGCGAAAAGGAGCCTGAGCCGAACGCCAGGCGCGGTAATCGCCGCAAGAAGTAA